The following DNA comes from Candidatus Neomarinimicrobiota bacterium.
GGTTGATTTTGGGACCATTTTTAAGACCGGTTATAGAAGTGTGACCGTCGGTATGTCGGTGCGCAATTTTTCCAATGAAATCAAATACGAGCGGGAGGGTTTTCAACTCCCCTTGACATTCCGAATCGGAATTTCGGCGAACCTGTTCGATTTATTTCAGCTGCCAATGAGATCCCAGTCCTTACAGCTGCATATTGATGCCTCTCACCCGCGGGCAGTCTCGGAGCAGATGAATGTGGGAGCGGAGTATGCCTTCTTTAATACGCTGTTCTTGCGTAGTGGCTACCTGGTGAATTTCGATGAACGCGGTGCCACATTCGGGTTTGGGCTGCACCTGTTGGGCTTGTCGCTAGACTATGCCTATACCCCATTTGGGATATTGGATCAAGTACAGCAGTTCACGCTGCGGTTCTCGATGTAAAGCTGATCCGGGGAAGAAAAAGCCTGGAAAATTTACTCAGGGATTAATAAATGCTATCCAGTGAGGGTACTATGAGGTTATTAAGGCCGGGGAAGAGTTTTTACCCCTTGCTTATTATTGCTTTTAGCTTGCTTGGTCTTATTATCGTAGGATGTGAGTTTGAGGAGCCCACCAGCATCTGGGACCTCCCGGATGATCCTGATGCCACGACCACACCGGTGGTCACCAACGTTGAGCCGGCCGATTGGAACATGGCGGGTATCGGCGTAATGAGGATCATCGGCAGCAATTTTTCGGCTACGGCTGACTCGAACGTCGTTTTCTTTAATGACACCCGTGCGGAGATCGTGAGTGCCTCCAATGCCGTCATCACCATCAAGACGCCCTTGCTTGTTGGCGATTCCCTGAAAATTAAAGTTGCCAGGTTAGGGGCTTACTTGTTCAGTAGCCCGGTTTACTACCGGATTCTTCCCTCAGTGGTTAGCTATGGTACTCTCCTTGCCTCAGAATTACCTGCGGCGATTACAGTTGATAGTGATGAAAATGTATATGTGTCTTTACAGAGCAATATATTGCGGAAAATTGCCCCGGACGGTATCCTTGAAGACTACGATGCAACCTTTTTTCAGTCTGATGGGATGAAGGTTGGGCCCGGGGGTCTGGTATATGCCACCTGGAACCTGCGGAAGCGGGGCCGGGTATCGTATTTTGACACCACCGGTGTGCAGACCGATTGGGTAGCCTTCGGGAAAGAAGCCTATGATCTGGACTTCGATCAGGATAGCAGCCTGTGGGTGGCATTGGCTACTGATTTAGTGCGGGTCAAGCCCGATGGCAGTCAGTCCACCATGGATACGTACTCCTATGACTTGTCGAGCGTGCGGATTTATGATGGCTATGTGTACGTGATGGAGACCGATGCCAGCACGGGCGCGCAGAAGTTATGGCGCAGCGCCATCCAGGGCGATGGGAGCCTGGGTACAAAGCAGCTGGTGTTAGATTTCTCTTCAATTGACAAGTTTACGGGGGTGACGATCAACTGCTTCACTTTCTCCTCCAGCGGTGATATCTATTTTGCGACGGATGCTGCCACTTCGGCCCTTATTGTCTATTATGCCGCTGAGGACATCTTTGAGTATTTTTACCCGGGTCTCATCAAGCCGCCGATCACTTACTTCGGCTGGGGCACTGACTCCTATCTTTACGCTTCTAAACCCACAACTGGAGCACCGCAAATTCTAAAGATAGATGTGCGCTTGGAGCGGGTGAAGCAATACAGTGCGCCCTATTACGGGCGTTAATACTAATCGTTACGTTCTAGAGCGTCTGGGGCGCGGATACGGTCATCAATTTGACTGGCGGGTGCGCCGGCATTAATTCTACTCCTGATAGGGACACTCTCTAAGCCACCTTCCGGCATATAGTCATAATTCAGGCAGCAGCGCACGGTCGGGCGGGGATATCGAGGTAACGAGTTTTTCCTGCAAAGCCCATAGAAAAAATCCCCGCCTTCTTATCGAGGAGACAGGGATTTTTTCTATTGAAGTCGAGAATATCCTATCGCAGTCTCAGAGTGTAATTCTCCCAGACGGCAAACCTGAGGGCGCCCCGTACGGCGATGTGGATATCCATGGAATCTCCCTGGACTCTCGGCGCGAGCAACTTCAACAATGTGTCTGAGGCAGCGTCAATAGGCGCTTGGATTCCGGCGATGTAAAAGATATTCTCTTCGAGAATGGGGGAGAAATTTTCGCCTGAAATCCTAAGGGTGTCCTTTGCGATACGAGCACTGCCTACGGGAATTACGTGAGTAATAACAGGATCGGGCCGTGGCACTTCATCAGGATCAAACAAGCTGGGTGGATGTGCGGGGGGTTCGCAGGCTATAAACCATACAGCCATGATTGCCAGGATGATCAGAATCACCGTTAACTTGGGGATTTTATGGGTGGTCATTATGTACTCCCGTTTAAATCTTGGCTACTCTTTTTAAGGCTAACCTACCATCAATGGTTTAGATCAAGAATCGGAGTGAGAAGCATTGCACATTGCCCAAAACTCCAAAGGGGGTATAGGCATAATCCAGCGCGAAGCTGAGCAGGTTAAGACCCAATCCGAAGCTCAGGTCCTGCTCGTCCATATTAAGCATATACCCGCCGCGAATATGTAACATTTCCTTAAGGCTGTATTCCACTCCGAAATTTACGTGCTCAGGATGCGAACGGGGGTGAGCGGCATCTACCATCAACATCAGCGACTGATCCGCCGGGCGGTTGCCCCAGAAATTAAAAAGATCCAGGGAGGCACCAATCCGGAACGTCAGTGGTAGCTGGAAGCTCTCATAGACGTATTTGATCTCGTTGGAAAAATTCCGCACCGACATACCAAAAACCAAATCCTTGAAACCGGTTCGGTAAAGCGTTCCGAAGTCATACGCCACAGCATTGGAGACGGCCTTATTTAAGGCAAGCGAATCGGCTTCATCAACGGAGGTTACAGCCCAACCCAGATATTGGGTTGCGTATTTTACTTGTCCACCGACTGCAAACCTCTCTGACAGTCTGAGCCCATAGCCGACCCCCAGGGCTAGTGCACTGGGGGTGAAGATTTCCGTGTCGATGTAGCCTTTGTCATTGGGCCATACCATAGTCCCGAGGAACTCGCCGTAATCGACGTTGATCAGGCTGACTCCGAGAGCCCCATAGCGACCGTTCCAAGGGTTAATTGCAACTGCGAATGCGTTGTGAGTTATATCTGCGATCCAGTAATTCCGGCCCATCATTGCATCAAAGAAGACGTCCATATGGGCTATCCCGGCGGGATTATAGAACAGGGAGCTGGATCCCAGTGGCATGGTTGTCATGGCGTCGGCAAGGGCAGCGGCTTGTGCATTACTCCCAATACTTAGAAACTGATACCCCGTCTGCGCTATTTTTTGCTTTTTACCGGAAGTCAGCTCAATCTGAGAGTAAGCCGTCGTGGGTGCACCAGCAATAATGACCAGAATGGCAGTTGATAAATGAATTAAACGTTGGAATTTCAACATGCTGCTTACCTTTTTATTGTTGAAGTTATTTCAGGCAGCTAGTTCGCTAATAATTCTCGACGATGGCTGCTCGGGATGATGCCCTTTGTGTTGCTTCCATTTTAATGAACCTTGCCAAGTATGGCTCCTGCTCAAGCTCAAAGACATAACGGGTTTTTATGATCGGCTTTGCTGCCCATACTTGTGGTCGTACTTCCACCAGTTCAGTACAACTCGCCACAGTCTCTATATCAATCGCGTCTTTTGAAATGAATTCGACTATCGAACCATCTTTCATCAGGAACTCAATACCCCAGAAGTCAGTAAATACCAAGACCACTTCAAGCGGCCCATTGCTGTTGTCATAAAAGACATAGCTGGTATCATAATTCAACGAGTCCTTAAAAATAGGGTACGTGATCTTGAGCGATGTATTGGTGGTGAGAACATCGAAGGAATCCGTGACGGTGCCAATGTCGATATCCACCCATTCTGCTTGCAGATTGGTTACCCCTTTTGCCGCTATGGATACAAACAGCGTATCTTGGAGCAAATCGCACGCGTATTGGTCCACCTCTGAGATGGTACGCTCCTCATCGGTCTGATAATTCTCACAATTGAACAAGGCAACCAGTATGATTGAGAGAAATATGAAGGAAATATTCTTAAATATCATCAGTTCTTCCTTAGTTGCTTCTTTATTGAAGTAGTAGGAGCATTTTTTACAGCTCAACGGATGACGGTAAACTTTCTGATGATTGAGTCCCCTTTCCGATAGAGGATCTCGTCGGTAACGGGGTCGTGTTGGTCCTTTGTCACCTCGATGTAGGCGATATAGACTCCACTCACCACCACCTGCCTGGAATCGGTAATGGAATTCCAGGCCTCATCGCCGGTGCCATCGTCATGTTCGATCGTGGTGACCAGATCACCTCGTTCGGTGTAGATTCGGATGGTACACCACCCGGGAATATTGTAGAACATAAGTCGATCGACGGCGGTAAGACCGGGGAAGAAGATGTCTGATTGCGCCAATCCCCGCTGTCTGATATGCCAGGGATTGGGAACGATGCGAATATCTTCCAGGGCTTCGCCGGCGGGTCGTTTCAAATTTGCCGGTCGACTCGTTTGGGTGTAGAACCGGCTGCTTTCTAATTGCCCACCAGGATTAGCCGTCGAGTGGTTCAGGCTGCCATCCGAGAAGGAAGTGATGTAGTAATAATAATCGAAACCGCGGATCGGCGTTAGATCATTGAACTCGTATACGATCTCGGGATTAGCGGTGCCCACGCCGCAGGCGAAAATCTCGGTGTAGGTGGTGTCCCATCTGCCCACGCCGCGATAGATGCGATACCCACCGAAGTTAGAGGCTTCTTCAACACCCTCGGCCGGTTCCCAGGTGAGCAGGATCCGATCGCCGCCCGATGCCACATTGAAAACCTGCGGTGGTCTCGGGGGTTGGGGGATGTCGTAATCGAGGAGGAAAGCACGCCTGGCACGCCCGTAAGTGAGCAGCAGGGAATCCATACCGGTGTAAACCCAGGCATTCTTGTAATCGTTGGCTTCTGCAGAAAGACCAGTGAAGCTGGTCTCGCTGCCATCGGGCATGAGAAACGGTCCCCCTCCGTTCTTCCAGTTGGCACCGATGAGCTCACATTTCTGTCGGTCCAGGCCATTCACAGCCCAGACTTCTACATAGCGAATACTGTCACCGAATGGTATGTCGTATGGACCGTAGCCGAACGCCGCAGACGCACCACCGTAGTCCACCAGGCTCTGGGGATACTTGTCCCTATTCTCTTCCCACATCCTGGTGGTATCGCCGTAGGTCATTACACCGGCCGCAAAGTCGTAGGCCACCTTCATGATGGGGCCACTGATGCTTGTGGGTTGGGGGACGTTGTCGTTTCCGTTCCAACCTAGAGTGGAGGGGTGATGGGGGTCGTCCGACTTGTCCGATGCACTCTTGTCTGCGTGTAAAATGCAAATCCCTGCGTGCTGGGCGGAGCTCAAACGCCCATTGCCCTCAATATCGGGCCCACCGATGTTGTCGAAGTTGAGGAGATCCAGTTGCCCCAGCCAGGTCATGGTGCATCGCAGTGAATCGGCGGTGGGATCTCCGGCTACCCAATCGGGATATGTTTCACCCCGCTTGGTCTGCCACTGATCGGCTCCCCACCCATCCCGGCCGTGAAGTAAATACGACGCCTCACGACAAGTGGTCATGTGCATGCAACCACCAGAGCGGAAGGCCGTAATGGTCTGACCGGGCAATTCGATTTCATCATCGTCATCCGTATTACCATCGTTTTTATAGGTGAATTCAACAATAAAGTAGTCATCGTGGTACTGCTGGCTGAAGCCGATCATGCGGCGTGTCATGGTCACGCCCATGTCGGTTCGAACCACATTCGTGATGATCCGGTCCGGTTTGATCGTTGGATCTATTTCATCAATATCACCTTCATAGGGGGCATTGACGCTGAAACCGTCCACATACACCGCCGGCAATGGGAATCGGGCCGTCGCCTTGCACTCCATAGCCGCTGTACGCGTATAACCGTTCTGGTAGAATTGCAGCGCATAGTAAGGATAGAAAACACCTTCCGGGCTCGTCCAACTCTTTGCGGCTAAAAAGTGCCGCCGGATTACAAAGCAATCCTGCCGGTTATATTCGGCGGGCCATATCATACCCTCATAATACGTGCCGGTGGTAGCCCTCTCCCTGCCGTAAGCATCCAGATAGTGATGCAAACGACCCACCCGGATATATCGCCGTAGACCCACGGCGGGGCCTGTTTGTGCCTGTAACCAGCTTTCGGTTGTCAGGAGTACAATGCTAATACCTAACATGGTTAGCAAGTGGGAAGCTTTGGACCATTTGGTCAGACGCATCTGATATCTCCGATATTGTTTTATTCTTAGAAACTGACCTTGATTCCGACAGTAATCTGTCGGGGATTCAGGAAGGTGAAGTACGTGAAGTTGGGCATATCGATGTACGCTCTGTCTTCCAAGACCTGATCGAGATATTTCTTATCCACCAGGTCCCAACGTTCCTCTTTATATTGCCAGTAGGTATCGGGACCGTCATAGGAGCCGTTTTCATTGAGGTCGGTGAAGGTTTCATCGGTATCCCAGACATTATTTCCATTAGCGTCAACGTATTTCTCTCCAGATGTATTATAATAAATCACTCTGGAGATCGGTACCACTTTGGATAGATCCTCTACCGTTTCCATGGGGACGAAATCGACACCATGTTTACGGTAGGCCCCAGGCCGGTCATCACCGTGTTCGGCCCCTTCCTCAAACGGGAAGTGCAGGGAAGCCATATACTGGTCACGATCCTCACTCCCGGAGAAACCTGCATCACTGAAGGTCTTGAAGTTGAACAGGTTGCTGATATCCACAAACACTTGAACCTCTGACCAGAAGATCTGCATGGTCTTGGTGAAGCGCAGGTCCACATTATAATAATCCGTCCACTGGACATTATCCACGATGCCGGGCAATTGTTGTGGATTGTAGGTGAAATAGCTGCCGGCTCTCCAGTTAGCCAGGAAATTGGCGTTCCACCCGCCTATGGGATATAATCCCAGGAGCCGGGGACCGAAAGTTGTGGGAATATGGATATTCAGGTTCAGACGAAGATAAGGGCTCGGGTGGGGTTTCGATTGATAGGGATTCAGGGCAATGTCGTCTAGCTGTTCAGTGAGGTCCTGGTAGTAACTGCGATAGCCGAAAAATCCGTTGCTGCTGACCCTGTAGGTATAGTTGATGAATCCGGTAATCATTCGGCCAGCCCGTTTTTCAAGGGTCAACTCAAGTCCACGGATGTCCTCATAATTGTCAGTCAGGGCTCGGTAGACGTCGACGGCGCGGTTCTTGGTGAGATATCGCGACCAGCTGGGCTGCTCGGTCACATCTTTGTAGTAACCGGCGACCCTCAATAAGTACCTGTTGAGAATGTTCTGCTCGAAACCCAGCTCGTAGGCTACCGTTTTGGAGGGGGGCAGGTCAGGATCACCGATCTGATAAATGGCGCCACTTTGCTCTCGATTCAGGCGGAAACGATAACCGCTCTGAGCCTCTTGGCGAAAATGACCATAATTGAAGTATAGCTTTGAATTCACCGTAATGGGATAGGAGACACCCAGGCGGGGACTTAAATACCACAGGCCTTCGCTCTCTGTCTTCGTAGCCAGTTCATCGATTCTATCACCCTTCCCCCTGGTCAGTAGATCGTCATATGGCTCCAGGGCATACCACGTTCCATTGGCGTTCGAAAGGTCCAGGCGCAAGCCCAGATTAGCGATGAATTCCTTGATTTCAATTTTATCCTGCAGGTATGCGCCCACTCTGTACGGGAATCGTTCCCACTCAAGAAAGTAGGTCCAGGTGTCTTTCGTGCTCAAGTTCGCGGAGTTAATCCGCTGACTATTGTAGATAAATTGAAAGCCGGTTTTAAGTTGATGTGTGGGATTAATCTGACTAGTGAGATCACCTTTGAGGGCAAAGGTTGAGTTACGACTTCGATCCCAGGCGAACCCCATCCAGCCGCCCATGCGCATGCCGTCAGTGAACGAATCGAGAATCTCTCCGTAGTAGCCATAGGGCGCTTCATCGGCGTAATAATACCCGGGGACGATCTCATATTTCCGGGTGGTATCCCGATCGGCGGTACGGTCAGCATAATATTGATTGAACATATATTGTACCGAAACGTCGTAGTACGTCCGGTTACTCAGGATGTGGGAGAAATAGGTGCCGAAGATGGTCCGATAAATCGCCATCGGGTTATAGTAGCCAGGCATATAAACCATATCATTGGGAGAATCGCCGAGTACGTCTGAGGCAAGGCCATATACGCTCCGGAAGTACTCACCCTCAGGCGGCGTCGTCCACTGAGCGGGTGATACCGAATGGATTTCACCATATAGTCCCGAGATGGTCAGCTTCATGCTCTGCCCAATGTCAGAGGTCAGCTTCAATTGGGTTATATCCTCGTTATAGCTGTCTAGGGAAAGCGGGTAGAGGAATGCCTCTTGCTCTGAGCGAGCGGAGAGAAAGAATCTCAGGTTACCCAACTTCGGGCTGATGATGGGGATGGGGCCCCCGAAGCCTAGATCGATCGTGTAGTCCGGAATTTCGATATCTCCCTGGCGACGCTTCTCCCATTTCCATAGCCGTTGAAGCGCGGTTGGGGATAGATCATTATTCAGATCCTGGTCGACGATCAGTGCTTCCGCCGCGGCGTTCCAGCCTTTGAATTGGCGGTATTGTCTCTGTTCATATTTATCCCAGGCGCCGCTTGTGGTGCCGGTCCAGCATACATCATCGTCGAGAAAGGGGCGGGTGGCGTAGGTATTGGGGGAAAAAATGGAGGGTCCAAAATGCTTGGGCGCGGGTGGATTATAGCGCAGGGTAGCTGTGCCCGAGTAACGATTACGATCACCTTCCTGTGTAATCACATTAATCACGCCTGACCGCACATTGCCGTATTCGGCATTGAATCCGCCGGTCTGGATCTGGATTTCCTTCACAGAACTCAGGGTGATGGCGGTGTACGGTAGATTGCGCCGCTCATCGATCAGGGCAAGACCATCGATCAGGAAGAGGCTCTGATAAGCGTCACTACCCCGGATTCGCAAACCCGACTCAATACCGGCCTGTAATTCGATTACCTCGGGTACACTGACCACCGGCATCTGTATAATGGTCGTGGCATCGATATTGGCCTGGCTGGCTGATACGTCGGGGGCTACCACCGGTCTCTGAGCCTCGACGATCACCCGGCCAAGACCCAAGACAGTGGAACGCAGTTCGAGGTCCTGGGTAGTAGTCAGATCGATGGTAACTCGAATATTTGTGATCTCCGTCCGCTCATAGCCTATCATGGACGCGATGAGGGTGTACGTACCCGGGGGGACGTTCAAAATGACGTAATAGCCATCCGCATCCGATGCGGCTCCCAGGGTGGTACCTTCAAGGTAGACGTTGACACCTGATAGGGCCTCACCGGTTTCTGCATCCGTAGTCGTGCCAGCAATTTTGCCGGTCAAACCGCCAAACGCAAACTCTATGGATATCAAAAGGAAAAGGCCAGTTCGGAATAGACTTGATTTCATGAGGCCTCCTATGCCATATATATTTTGAATTGGATTAAAAACCAAAAAGTTGGGGGGAAACATGGCACATTTTTTATAATTTGCAAGCTAAGCATTCTTTATTTTGAT
Coding sequences within:
- a CDS encoding IPT/TIG domain-containing protein; translated protein: MRLLRPGKSFYPLLIIAFSLLGLIIVGCEFEEPTSIWDLPDDPDATTTPVVTNVEPADWNMAGIGVMRIIGSNFSATADSNVVFFNDTRAEIVSASNAVITIKTPLLVGDSLKIKVARLGAYLFSSPVYYRILPSVVSYGTLLASELPAAITVDSDENVYVSLQSNILRKIAPDGILEDYDATFFQSDGMKVGPGGLVYATWNLRKRGRVSYFDTTGVQTDWVAFGKEAYDLDFDQDSSLWVALATDLVRVKPDGSQSTMDTYSYDLSSVRIYDGYVYVMETDASTGAQKLWRSAIQGDGSLGTKQLVLDFSSIDKFTGVTINCFTFSSSGDIYFATDAATSALIVYYAAEDIFEYFYPGLIKPPITYFGWGTDSYLYASKPTTGAPQILKIDVRLERVKQYSAPYYGR
- a CDS encoding PorV/PorQ family protein — protein: MLKFQRLIHLSTAILVIIAGAPTTAYSQIELTSGKKQKIAQTGYQFLSIGSNAQAAALADAMTTMPLGSSSLFYNPAGIAHMDVFFDAMMGRNYWIADITHNAFAVAINPWNGRYGALGVSLINVDYGEFLGTMVWPNDKGYIDTEIFTPSALALGVGYGLRLSERFAVGGQVKYATQYLGWAVTSVDEADSLALNKAVSNAVAYDFGTLYRTGFKDLVFGMSVRNFSNEIKYVYESFQLPLTFRIGASLDLFNFWGNRPADQSLMLMVDAAHPRSHPEHVNFGVEYSLKEMLHIRGGYMLNMDEQDLSFGLGLNLLSFALDYAYTPFGVLGNVQCFSLRFLI
- a CDS encoding fibronectin, yielding MRLTKWSKASHLLTMLGISIVLLTTESWLQAQTGPAVGLRRYIRVGRLHHYLDAYGRERATTGTYYEGMIWPAEYNRQDCFVIRRHFLAAKSWTSPEGVFYPYYALQFYQNGYTRTAAMECKATARFPLPAVYVDGFSVNAPYEGDIDEIDPTIKPDRIITNVVRTDMGVTMTRRMIGFSQQYHDDYFIVEFTYKNDGNTDDDDEIELPGQTITAFRSGGCMHMTTCREASYLLHGRDGWGADQWQTKRGETYPDWVAGDPTADSLRCTMTWLGQLDLLNFDNIGGPDIEGNGRLSSAQHAGICILHADKSASDKSDDPHHPSTLGWNGNDNVPQPTSISGPIMKVAYDFAAGVMTYGDTTRMWEENRDKYPQSLVDYGGASAAFGYGPYDIPFGDSIRYVEVWAVNGLDRQKCELIGANWKNGGGPFLMPDGSETSFTGLSAEANDYKNAWVYTGMDSLLLTYGRARRAFLLDYDIPQPPRPPQVFNVASGGDRILLTWEPAEGVEEASNFGGYRIYRGVGRWDTTYTEIFACGVGTANPEIVYEFNDLTPIRGFDYYYYITSFSDGSLNHSTANPGGQLESSRFYTQTSRPANLKRPAGEALEDIRIVPNPWHIRQRGLAQSDIFFPGLTAVDRLMFYNIPGWCTIRIYTERGDLVTTIEHDDGTGDEAWNSITDSRQVVVSGVYIAYIEVTKDQHDPVTDEILYRKGDSIIRKFTVIR
- a CDS encoding carboxypeptidase-like regulatory domain-containing protein — protein: MKSSLFRTGLFLLISIEFAFGGLTGKIAGTTTDAETGEALSGVNVYLEGTTLGAASDADGYYVILNVPPGTYTLIASMIGYERTEITNIRVTIDLTTTQDLELRSTVLGLGRVIVEAQRPVVAPDVSASQANIDATTIIQMPVVSVPEVIELQAGIESGLRIRGSDAYQSLFLIDGLALIDERRNLPYTAITLSSVKEIQIQTGGFNAEYGNVRSGVINVITQEGDRNRYSGTATLRYNPPAPKHFGPSIFSPNTYATRPFLDDDVCWTGTTSGAWDKYEQRQYRQFKGWNAAAEALIVDQDLNNDLSPTALQRLWKWEKRRQGDIEIPDYTIDLGFGGPIPIISPKLGNLRFFLSARSEQEAFLYPLSLDSYNEDITQLKLTSDIGQSMKLTISGLYGEIHSVSPAQWTTPPEGEYFRSVYGLASDVLGDSPNDMVYMPGYYNPMAIYRTIFGTYFSHILSNRTYYDVSVQYMFNQYYADRTADRDTTRKYEIVPGYYYADEAPYGYYGEILDSFTDGMRMGGWMGFAWDRSRNSTFALKGDLTSQINPTHQLKTGFQFIYNSQRINSANLSTKDTWTYFLEWERFPYRVGAYLQDKIEIKEFIANLGLRLDLSNANGTWYALEPYDDLLTRGKGDRIDELATKTESEGLWYLSPRLGVSYPITVNSKLYFNYGHFRQEAQSGYRFRLNREQSGAIYQIGDPDLPPSKTVAYELGFEQNILNRYLLRVAGYYKDVTEQPSWSRYLTKNRAVDVYRALTDNYEDIRGLELTLEKRAGRMITGFINYTYRVSSNGFFGYRSYYQDLTEQLDDIALNPYQSKPHPSPYLRLNLNIHIPTTFGPRLLGLYPIGGWNANFLANWRAGSYFTYNPQQLPGIVDNVQWTDYYNVDLRFTKTMQIFWSEVQVFVDISNLFNFKTFSDAGFSGSEDRDQYMASLHFPFEEGAEHGDDRPGAYRKHGVDFVPMETVEDLSKVVPISRVIYYNTSGEKYVDANGNNVWDTDETFTDLNENGSYDGPDTYWQYKEERWDLVDKKYLDQVLEDRAYIDMPNFTYFTFLNPRQITVGIKVSF